A window of the Hordeum vulgare subsp. vulgare chromosome 5H, MorexV3_pseudomolecules_assembly, whole genome shotgun sequence genome harbors these coding sequences:
- the LOC123451838 gene encoding chitin elicitor-binding protein — translation MAPPCSLPATPAMAPPCSLPAVLLVALAAMSLSMSPTPAAAARFACNATAPRASTCQALVSYSPPNATTLAAVRALFQLRSHRALLASNALPLSTPPTAPAPSPVRVRLPCLCSGGAGATFQRPTYKVRAGDTLDAVARGAFAGLVTYRDIAAANNVSDPNRVAVGQELWVPLPCSCDPVGGEAVVHLTYVAPAGSSVAGIAEEYGTTEETILALNRMPDAKSLLAGQVLDVPLRACSSAISSTAIDRNLRVPNASYILTANNCIMCGCSSTTWQLDCQPTQGLTSNCPAAKCGDLFLGNTSTSATSTCESTTCSYAGYTNGTSFSILSNLTASSVCNAAGISPAAQPSHSSASRLGSPARWWELIAGFHVALLCLGFLRRD, via the exons ATGGCGCCCCCTTGCTCCCTCCCAGCCACGCCGGCAATGGCGCCCCCTTGCTCCCTCccagccgtcctcctcgtcgccctcGCGGCGATGTCCCTGTCCATGTCCCCCACCCCGGCCGCGGCGGCGCGGTTCGCGTGCAACGCCACGGCGCCGCGGGCATCCACCTGCCAGGCCCTCGTCTCCTACTCCCCGCCCAACGCCACCACCCTGGCGGCCGTCCGCGCGCTCTTCCAGCTCCGCTCGCACCGGGCGCTGCTCGCCTCCAACGCCCTCCCGCTCTCCACCCCGCCCACCGCCCCGGCCCCGTCCCCGGTGCGCGTCCGCCTGCCCTGCCTCTGCTCCGGCGGGGCCGGCGCCACCTTCCAGCGGCCCACGTACAAGGTCCGCGCCGGCGACACGCTCGACGCCGTCGCCCGCGGCGCCTTCGCGGGGCTCGTCACGTACCGCGACATCGCCGCCGCCAACAACGTGTCCGACCCCAACCGGGTCGCCGTCGGCCAGGAGCTCTGGGTGCCGCTGCCCTGCAGCTGCGACCCCGTCGGAGGGGAGGCCGTCGTGCACCTCACCTACGTCGCGCCTGCCGGGAGCTCCGTCGCCGGGATTGCGGAGGAGTATGGCACCACGGAGGAGACGATTCTGGCGCTCAACCGCATGCCCGACGCCAAGAGCCTCCTCGCCGGCCAGGTCCTCGACGTGCCGCTCCGAG CTTGCTCTTCTGCCATTAGCAGCACGGCCATCGACCGCAACCTCCGCGTCCCAAACGCAAGCTACATCCTCACGGCCAACAACTGCATCATGTGCGGCTGCAGCTCCACCACTTGGCA GCTGGACTGCCAGCCGACGCAAGGGTTGACATCCAACTGCCCGGCGGCGAAGTGCGGAGACCTGTTCCTGGGGAACACGTCGACGTCGGCGACCTCTACCTGCGAGAGCACGACGTGCTCCTATGCCGGCTACACCAATGGCACCTCGTTCTCCATCCTCTCCAATCTCACCGCCAGCTCCGTGTGCAACG CTGCTGGGATATCACCCGCCGCACAGCCGTCACACTCCTCGGCGTCCAGATTGGGGTCGCCGGCGCGGTGGTGGGAGCTGATCGCCGGGTTCCATGTCGCTCTACTGTGCCTCGGGTTTCTGCGCCGTGATTGA
- the LOC123451842 gene encoding histone H4: MSGRGKGGKGLGKGGAKRHRKVLRDNIQGITKPAIRRLARRGGVKRISGLIYEETRGVLKIFLENVIRDAVTYTEHARRKTVTAMDVVYALKRQGRTLYGFGG; encoded by the coding sequence ATGTCGGGCCGCGGCAAGGGAGGCAAGGGGCTCGGCAAGGGCGGCGCCAAGCGCCACCGGAAGGTGCTCCGGGACAACATCCAGGGCATCACCAAGCCGGCCATCCGTCGTCTCGCGCGCAGGGGCGGCGTGAAGCGCATCTCGGGGCTCATCTACGAGGAGACCCGCGGCGTGCTCAAGATCTTCCTCGAGAACGTCATCCGCGACGCCGTCACCTACACCGAGCACGCCCGCCGCAAGACCGTCACCGCCATGGACGTCGTCTACGCACTCAAGCGCCAGGGACGCACCCTCTACGGCTTCGGAGGCTAG